The following are encoded in a window of Castanea sativa cultivar Marrone di Chiusa Pesio chromosome 5, ASM4071231v1 genomic DNA:
- the LOC142636651 gene encoding ABC transporter C family member 8-like isoform X2, whose amino-acid sequence MISLGSSVGGFSWICEELYLGSYCLQRTIVDSVNLFFLCAFYLFLLIAIIGKCSTRSIRKDWVLVVVSLCCALSSIAYFSVGLWNLMAKNDELNHMSGLVFFVRGLVWISFTVSLHVQRSKWISNLNSLWWASSFIFISVLNVQILLKTHSIEILDMLPWPINFLLFLCALRNLIHFVSQHNIDNNLNEPLLAKKAEKCQKELGQASFLGKLTFSWINSLLSLGYSKRLALEDIPSLVPEDEAKFAYQKFAHAWDSLLRETNSNNTRNLVLRAIAKVYLKENIFIGICAFLRTIAVVVSPLILYAFVNYANGNERNLDEGLSIVGCLVVTKLVESLSQRHWFFVSRRSGMRMRSALMVAVYQKQLKLSSLGRRRHSTGEVVNYIAVDAYRMGEFPWWFHSSWSFVLQLFLAIGILFWVVGLGALTGLVPLLICGILNVPFANMLQKCQTQFMIAQDERLRSTSEILNNMKIIKLQSWEQKFKNLIESRRENEFKWLAKAQIAKAHGTLLYWMSPTIISSVVFLGCIIFGSAPLNASTIFTVLASLRTMAEPVRMIPEALSSLIQVKVSFDRLNAFLLDDELKNDEIRRIPFQKSDKSVRIQSGNFSWDPEIIIPTLKEVNLEIRWGQKVAICGPVGAGKSSLLYAVLGEIPKISGVVNVFGSIAYVSQNSWIQSGTIRDNILYGKPMDKTRYEKAIKACALDKDINFFNHGDLTEIGQRGLNMSGGQKQRIQLARAVYNDADMYLLDDPFSAVDAHTAAILFNDCVMAALENKTVILVTHQVEFLSEVDKILVMNGGQITQSGSYEELLKAGTAFEQLVNAHRDAITGLDPSNNGTKEESLRLDTVQPEVSQGSNLTKENSDGEIAVKGLPGVQLTAEEETEINDVGWKPFWDYIIVSKGLLLFFLGIVTQAGFVGLQAAATYWLALGIQIPKITSVILIAVYTAISTLSAVFVYAKSFLAAYLGLKASSAFFSGFTNAVFKAPMLFFDSTPVGRILTRASSDLSVLDYDIPFSTIFVVAASIELLTTIGIMASVTWEVLIVAILAMVAAKYVQGYYQPSARELIRINGTTKAPVMNYAAETSLGVVTIRAFNMADKFFENYLKLIDSDARLFFYSNAAMEWLVLRIEVLQNLTLFTAAFLLVLLPKGFIAPGLVGLSLSYALSLTGTQIFLTRWYSSLSNYIISVERINQFMHIPSEPPAIVEDMRPLSSWPSKGRIELQALKIRYRPNSPLVLKDITCTFKEGARVGVVGRTGSGKTTLISALFRLVEPASGKILVDGLDICSIGLKDLRMKLSIIPQEPTLFKGSVRTNLDPLGLYSDEDIWKALEKCQLKATISSLPNLLDSSVSDEGENWSAGQRQLFCLGRVLLKRNKILVLDEATASIDSATDAVLQRIIRQEFSKCTVITVAHRVPTVIDSDMVMVLSYGKLIEYDEPSKLLETNSSFAKLVAEYWSSSRRNSYQHFNKYQ is encoded by the exons ATGATTTCCTTGGGGAGCTCAGTTG GGGGTTTCTCATGGATTTGTGAAGAACTTTATTTGGGTTCTTACTGCCTTCAAAGAACAATTGTAGACAGTGTAAACCTATTCTTCCTCTGTGCTTTCTACCTATTTTTGCTCATAGCTATCATAGGAAAATGTTCTACAAGAAGTATTAGAAAAGATTGGGTCTTGGTGGTAGTTTCACTATGTTGTGCTCTTTCTAGCATTGCTTATTTTAGTGTGGGTTTATGGAATCTCATGGCCAAAAATGATGAACTCAATCATATGAGCGGGTTGGTTTTCTTCGTTAGAGGACTGGTTTGGATCTCTTTTACAGTTTCTTTGCATGTTCAACGGTCCAAATGGATCAGTAATCTAAACTCTCTTTGGTGGGCATcctcttttatatttatttcagTTCTGAATGTCCAAATTCTACTAAAGACACATAGCATTGAAATTTTGGACATGTTACCTTGGCCTATTAACTTTTTGCTTTTCCTCTGTGCTCTTAGGAACCTAATTCACTTTGTTTCTCAGCATAATATAGACAACAATCTAAATGAACCTCTATTAGCCAAAAAGGCTGAAAAATGCCAAAAAGAATTAGGCCAGGCTAGTTTTcttggaaaattaacattttcttgGATTAATAGTTTACTTAGCTTGGGCTACTCCAAACGATTGGCTCTTGAAGACATTCCCTCGCTGGTTCCTGAAGATGAAGccaaatttgcataccaaaagTTTGCTCATGCATGGGATTCTCTTTTAAGGGAAACAAACTCAAACAATACCCGGAACTTGGTTCTTCGGGCCATTGCAAAAGTTTACCTGAAAGAGAACATATTCATAGGCATTTGTGCATTTCTTAGGACAATTGCTGTAGTAGTTTCTCCTCTAATACTCTATGCTTTTGTAAATTACGCAAATGGCAATGAGAGGAACCTGGATGAAGGTCTCTCTATTGTGGGGTGTCTAGTTGTTACCAAGTTAGTTGAGTCTTTGTCTCAAAGGCACTGGTTCTTTGTTTCAAGGAGGTCGGGAATGAGGATGAGATCAGCCTTAATGGTGGCAGTCTACCAAAAACAGTTAAAACTTTCTAGTTTGGGAAGGAGAAGGCACTCAACTGGGGAGGTAGTGAATTATATTGCAGTTGATGCTTATAGAATGGGTGAATTTCCATGGTGGTTCCATTCTTCATGGAGCTTTGTACTTCAACTTTTCCTAGCCATTGGCATTCTTTTCTGGGTTGTGGGTCTAGGTGCACTTACAGGCCTAGTTCCTCTTCTCATATGCGGAATCCTTAATGTGCCTTTCGCAAATATGCTACAGAAGTGTCAAACTCAGTTTATGATTGCACAAGATGAGCGATTGAGATCCACTTCCGAGATCCTAAACAATATGAAGATCATAAAGTTGCAATCATGGGAACAgaaattcaaaaatttgattgaatCCCGCCGCGAAAATGAGTTCAAATGGTTGGCTAAAGCACAGATTGCAAAGGCTCATGGCACACTGTTGTATTGGATGTCTCCAACCATCATTTCTTCAGTTGTCTTCTTGGGATGTATTATTTTTGGAAGTGCCCCTCTAAATGCTAGCACTATCTTCACAGTTCTTGCATCATTGAGGACTATGGCAGAGCCTGTGAGAATGATACCAGAAgctctttcttctttgatccAAGTGAAGGTATCTTTCGATCGTCTCAATGCTTTTCTACTTGATGATGAgctaaaaaatgatgaaataaggAGAATCCCCTTTCAGAAGTCAGATAAGAGTGTAAGGATACAATCAGGAAATTTCAGTTGGGATCCTGAAATAATTATTCCGACTCTAAAAGAAGTGAACTTGGAAATAAGATGGGGGCAGAAAGTTGCTATCTGTGGGCCAGTTGGAGCTGGGAAATCATCACTTCTATATGCTGTACTAGGGGAGATACCAAAAATTTCCGGAGTA GTTAATGTATTTGGATCCATTGCCTATGTTTCTCAAAATTCTTGGATACAAAGTGGGACTATTCGAGATAACATACTGTATGGAAAGCCTATGGACAAGACTAGATATGAGAAGGCCATAAAAGCATGTGCTTTGGACAAGGACATCAATTTTTTCAACCATGGTGATCTCACAGAAATAGGTCAGAGAGGGCTTAACATGAGTGGGGGACAGAAACAAAGGATTCAACTAGCTCGAGCTGTATATAACGATGCTGATATGTATCTCCTCGATGATCCATTCAGTGCAGTAGATGCTCATACAGCTGCAATTTTATTTAAT GATTGTGTCATGGCTGCTCTTGAAAACAAAACTGTCATTCTAGTGACTCACCAAGTGGAGTTTCTCTCAgaagttgataaaattttg GTTATGAATGGTGGTCAAATTACTCAATCAGGAAGCTATGAGGAGCTCTTGAAAGCTGGGACAGCATTTGAACAGCTTGTGAATGCTCATAGAGATGCAATAACAGGACTGGATCCTTCAAATAACGGAACTAAAGAAGAGTCTCTGAGGTTAGATACGGTTCAGCCAGAGGTGTCTCAAGGGTCTAACCTCACTAAGGAAAATAGTGATGGGGAGATTGCTGTGAAGGGTCTACCAGGAGTACAACTAACAGCAGAAGAAGAAACAGAGATTAATGATGTTGGATGGAAGCCATTCTGGGATTATATCATTGTCTCAAAGggattgcttctttttttcttaggCATAGTAACTCAGGCTGGTTTTGTTGGTCTTCAGGCCGCTGCAACATATTGGCTAGCTCTGGGCATTCAAATTCCTAAAATCACTAGTGTCATTTTGATTGCAGTCTACACTGCAATTTCAACACTCAGTGCTGTCTTTGTAtatgcaaagtctttccttgcAGCCTATCTTGGATTAAAAGCTTCCAGTGCCTTTTTCTCCGGTTTTACCAATGCTGTCTTTAAAGCTCCCATGTTATTCTTTGACTCAACCCCTGTTGGCCGGATTTTGACTCGA GCTTCATCAGATTTGAGTGTTTTGGATTACGACATACCTTTCTCCACAATATTTGTAGTGGCAGCAAGTATTGAACTTCTGACTACAATAGGGATTATGGCTTCTGTCACATGGGAAGTTCTTATTGTAGCCATTCTTGCTATGGTAGCTGCAAAATATGTTCAG GGGTATTATCAACCCTCTGCGAGGGAACTAATAAGGATAAATGGAACTACAAAAGCACCGGTTATGAATTATGCAGCTGAGACTTCACTTGGAGTGGTCACTATTAGAGCTTTTAACATGGCGGACAAGTTTTTTGAGAACTATCTAAAGCTCATTGATTCTGATGCTCGGCTTTTCTTCTATTCAAATGCAGCCATGGAGTGGTTAGTTTTAAGAATAGAAGTACTTCAGAATTTGACTCTCTTCACTGCAGCTTTCCTTCTTGTGTTGCTTCCCAAGGGTTTTATAGCTCCAG GACTTGTGggactctctctttcttatgCTCTATCACTAACAGGAACCCAAATTTTTCTGACTCGATGGTATAGCAGCTTATCAAACTACATCATCTCAGTTGAACGGATCAATCAATTCATGCACATACCATCAGAGCCTCCTGCTATTGTGGAGGACATGAGGCCACTGTCTTCATGGCCTTCAAAGGGTAGGATAGAGTTGCAAGCTTTGAAG ATAAGATATCGTCCAAATTCTCCATTAGTTCTCAAGGATATCACCTGCACTTTCAAAGAAGGGGCTAGAGTCGGAGTTGTGGGAAGAACAGGAAGTGGAAAAACTACACTTATTAGTGCTTTATTTCGTTTAGTAGAGCCTGCAAGCGGGAAAATTCTTGTAGATGGGCTTGACATATGCTCCATTGGTTTGAAGGATTTAAGGATGAAACTCAGCATCATCCCTCAAGAGCCAACTCTTTTCAAGGGTAGTGTGCGGACTAACTTGGATCCTCTAGGTCTTTACTCTGATGAAGATATATGGAAG GCTCTTGAGAAGTGTCAGCTTAAGGCAACAATCAGCAGCCTACCTAATCTGCTCGACTCTTCAG TGAGTGATGAAGGTGAAAATTGGAGTGCTGGGCAACGCCAACTCTTCTGCCTTGGTAGAGTCCTCCttaaaaggaataaaattcTAGTTCTTGATGAAGCTACTGCTTCCATTGATTCTGCAACAGATGCTGTTCTACAAAGAATTATCAGGCAGGAATTCTCAAAATGCACGGTGATAACAGTAGCACATAGAGTTCCTACTGTTATTGATAGTGATATGGTCATGGTCCTCTCTTATG GGAAACTTATAGAATATGATGAGCCTTCGAAGCTTCTTGAGACTAACTCCTCATTCGCTAAGCTTGTAGCTGAATACTGGTCCAGCAGCAGGAGGAACTCCTACCAACATTTCaacaaatatcaataa
- the LOC142636651 gene encoding ABC transporter C family member 8-like isoform X3 produces the protein MISLGSSVGGFSWICEELYLGSYCLQRTIVDSKCQTQFMIAQDERLRSTSEILNNMKIIKLQSWEQKFKNLIESRRENEFKWLAKAQIAKAHGTLLYWMSPTIISSVVFLGCIIFGSAPLNASTIFTVLASLRTMAEPVRMIPEALSSLIQVKVSFDRLNAFLLDDELKNDEIRRIPFQKSDKSVRIQSGNFSWDPEIIIPTLKEVNLEIRWGQKVAICGPVGAGKSSLLYAVLGEIPKISGVVNVFGSIAYVSQNSWIQSGTIRDNILYGKPMDKTRYEKAIKACALDKDINFFNHGDLTEIGQRGLNMSGGQKQRIQLARAVYNDADMYLLDDPFSAVDAHTAAILFNDCVMAALENKTVILVTHQVEFLSEVDKILVMNGGQITQSGSYEELLKAGTAFEQLVNAHRDAITGLDPSNNGTKEESLRLDTVQPEVSQGSNLTKENSDGEIAVKGLPGVQLTAEEETEINDVGWKPFWDYIIVSKGLLLFFLGIVTQAGFVGLQAAATYWLALGIQIPKITSVILIAVYTAISTLSAVFVYAKSFLAAYLGLKASSAFFSGFTNAVFKAPMLFFDSTPVGRILTRASSDLSVLDYDIPFSTIFVVAASIELLTTIGIMASVTWEVLIVAILAMVAAKYVQGYYQPSARELIRINGTTKAPVMNYAAETSLGVVTIRAFNMADKFFENYLKLIDSDARLFFYSNAAMEWLVLRIEVLQNLTLFTAAFLLVLLPKGFIAPGLVGLSLSYALSLTGTQIFLTRWYSSLSNYIISVERINQFMHIPSEPPAIVEDMRPLSSWPSKGRIELQALKIRYRPNSPLVLKDITCTFKEGARVGVVGRTGSGKTTLISALFRLVEPASGKILVDGLDICSIGLKDLRMKLSIIPQEPTLFKGSVRTNLDPLGLYSDEDIWKALEKCQLKATISSLPNLLDSSVSDEGENWSAGQRQLFCLGRVLLKRNKILVLDEATASIDSATDAVLQRIIRQEFSKCTVITVAHRVPTVIDSDMVMVLSYGKLIEYDEPSKLLETNSSFAKLVAEYWSSSRRNSYQHFNKYQ, from the exons ATGATTTCCTTGGGGAGCTCAGTTG GGGGTTTCTCATGGATTTGTGAAGAACTTTATTTGGGTTCTTACTGCCTTCAAAGAACAATTGTAGACAGT AAGTGTCAAACTCAGTTTATGATTGCACAAGATGAGCGATTGAGATCCACTTCCGAGATCCTAAACAATATGAAGATCATAAAGTTGCAATCATGGGAACAgaaattcaaaaatttgattgaatCCCGCCGCGAAAATGAGTTCAAATGGTTGGCTAAAGCACAGATTGCAAAGGCTCATGGCACACTGTTGTATTGGATGTCTCCAACCATCATTTCTTCAGTTGTCTTCTTGGGATGTATTATTTTTGGAAGTGCCCCTCTAAATGCTAGCACTATCTTCACAGTTCTTGCATCATTGAGGACTATGGCAGAGCCTGTGAGAATGATACCAGAAgctctttcttctttgatccAAGTGAAGGTATCTTTCGATCGTCTCAATGCTTTTCTACTTGATGATGAgctaaaaaatgatgaaataaggAGAATCCCCTTTCAGAAGTCAGATAAGAGTGTAAGGATACAATCAGGAAATTTCAGTTGGGATCCTGAAATAATTATTCCGACTCTAAAAGAAGTGAACTTGGAAATAAGATGGGGGCAGAAAGTTGCTATCTGTGGGCCAGTTGGAGCTGGGAAATCATCACTTCTATATGCTGTACTAGGGGAGATACCAAAAATTTCCGGAGTA GTTAATGTATTTGGATCCATTGCCTATGTTTCTCAAAATTCTTGGATACAAAGTGGGACTATTCGAGATAACATACTGTATGGAAAGCCTATGGACAAGACTAGATATGAGAAGGCCATAAAAGCATGTGCTTTGGACAAGGACATCAATTTTTTCAACCATGGTGATCTCACAGAAATAGGTCAGAGAGGGCTTAACATGAGTGGGGGACAGAAACAAAGGATTCAACTAGCTCGAGCTGTATATAACGATGCTGATATGTATCTCCTCGATGATCCATTCAGTGCAGTAGATGCTCATACAGCTGCAATTTTATTTAAT GATTGTGTCATGGCTGCTCTTGAAAACAAAACTGTCATTCTAGTGACTCACCAAGTGGAGTTTCTCTCAgaagttgataaaattttg GTTATGAATGGTGGTCAAATTACTCAATCAGGAAGCTATGAGGAGCTCTTGAAAGCTGGGACAGCATTTGAACAGCTTGTGAATGCTCATAGAGATGCAATAACAGGACTGGATCCTTCAAATAACGGAACTAAAGAAGAGTCTCTGAGGTTAGATACGGTTCAGCCAGAGGTGTCTCAAGGGTCTAACCTCACTAAGGAAAATAGTGATGGGGAGATTGCTGTGAAGGGTCTACCAGGAGTACAACTAACAGCAGAAGAAGAAACAGAGATTAATGATGTTGGATGGAAGCCATTCTGGGATTATATCATTGTCTCAAAGggattgcttctttttttcttaggCATAGTAACTCAGGCTGGTTTTGTTGGTCTTCAGGCCGCTGCAACATATTGGCTAGCTCTGGGCATTCAAATTCCTAAAATCACTAGTGTCATTTTGATTGCAGTCTACACTGCAATTTCAACACTCAGTGCTGTCTTTGTAtatgcaaagtctttccttgcAGCCTATCTTGGATTAAAAGCTTCCAGTGCCTTTTTCTCCGGTTTTACCAATGCTGTCTTTAAAGCTCCCATGTTATTCTTTGACTCAACCCCTGTTGGCCGGATTTTGACTCGA GCTTCATCAGATTTGAGTGTTTTGGATTACGACATACCTTTCTCCACAATATTTGTAGTGGCAGCAAGTATTGAACTTCTGACTACAATAGGGATTATGGCTTCTGTCACATGGGAAGTTCTTATTGTAGCCATTCTTGCTATGGTAGCTGCAAAATATGTTCAG GGGTATTATCAACCCTCTGCGAGGGAACTAATAAGGATAAATGGAACTACAAAAGCACCGGTTATGAATTATGCAGCTGAGACTTCACTTGGAGTGGTCACTATTAGAGCTTTTAACATGGCGGACAAGTTTTTTGAGAACTATCTAAAGCTCATTGATTCTGATGCTCGGCTTTTCTTCTATTCAAATGCAGCCATGGAGTGGTTAGTTTTAAGAATAGAAGTACTTCAGAATTTGACTCTCTTCACTGCAGCTTTCCTTCTTGTGTTGCTTCCCAAGGGTTTTATAGCTCCAG GACTTGTGggactctctctttcttatgCTCTATCACTAACAGGAACCCAAATTTTTCTGACTCGATGGTATAGCAGCTTATCAAACTACATCATCTCAGTTGAACGGATCAATCAATTCATGCACATACCATCAGAGCCTCCTGCTATTGTGGAGGACATGAGGCCACTGTCTTCATGGCCTTCAAAGGGTAGGATAGAGTTGCAAGCTTTGAAG ATAAGATATCGTCCAAATTCTCCATTAGTTCTCAAGGATATCACCTGCACTTTCAAAGAAGGGGCTAGAGTCGGAGTTGTGGGAAGAACAGGAAGTGGAAAAACTACACTTATTAGTGCTTTATTTCGTTTAGTAGAGCCTGCAAGCGGGAAAATTCTTGTAGATGGGCTTGACATATGCTCCATTGGTTTGAAGGATTTAAGGATGAAACTCAGCATCATCCCTCAAGAGCCAACTCTTTTCAAGGGTAGTGTGCGGACTAACTTGGATCCTCTAGGTCTTTACTCTGATGAAGATATATGGAAG GCTCTTGAGAAGTGTCAGCTTAAGGCAACAATCAGCAGCCTACCTAATCTGCTCGACTCTTCAG TGAGTGATGAAGGTGAAAATTGGAGTGCTGGGCAACGCCAACTCTTCTGCCTTGGTAGAGTCCTCCttaaaaggaataaaattcTAGTTCTTGATGAAGCTACTGCTTCCATTGATTCTGCAACAGATGCTGTTCTACAAAGAATTATCAGGCAGGAATTCTCAAAATGCACGGTGATAACAGTAGCACATAGAGTTCCTACTGTTATTGATAGTGATATGGTCATGGTCCTCTCTTATG GGAAACTTATAGAATATGATGAGCCTTCGAAGCTTCTTGAGACTAACTCCTCATTCGCTAAGCTTGTAGCTGAATACTGGTCCAGCAGCAGGAGGAACTCCTACCAACATTTCaacaaatatcaataa